The DNA sequence AATTAATTTCAAATCCATTCGCACATTGCATTACATTACGTGCGCAAATAAATGTGATGTTTGATGATTAAGTCTTACCGGGAGCTGGAGAGAAAGCAGAGCAACGAAGACGAGTTCTTCCATGGCCGAGAAGCAGAGTGGGCAGAGCGGCGCCACTTGGACCGCCGTACACCACTCCGCCACCAAGCTTCATTCTTTCAACTACCGATTTCTTATCGATGCTTATCGGTTCgtctttcttttatcttctctttctttcgGTCTCAGTGGATACATGAATTGTCATGGGCCCAAGTCAAGGCCCGACAGCTATCTACCCCCAGTTAGCCCAATAGCAATTTTACTTAGAGCAATGATATACATAGTCTTAGCGTGTTCAAAATTtgtatatcttttttaaaaaaaagtgaaatccAATCtaggttttcaaattttttattcaatttttctctctcatttttcaaaacttaataaatatttaactcaaactatctcactattattcacaataaATCATCTTAATGCTATCCACAAaattttctatctcattttacATCAATTCCAAACATATGGCTCTAAAATTCGGACAAAAACTCAATGGATCTACTCTTCGTGTGGTAGTacttaattaaacatattaaaaGCCTAACCCCATTCACTTGAATTCTACTCATCCTATGACTGACTAAGTACAATGCATGGTCCAGGAGAAGTACTGCCATCGCATCTGCTATAAAAGTTTAATTTCAGCATTTTGCAGCCCATAAATGTTGACTTGCACCTATATACCTTTCTCCTACCGATTTTAATTAGAAGTTTAATTTCAGCATTTTGCAGCTCATAAATGACAACAAGACATCTACAACGATTAATACTaagtataagttttaaataaataaatctcctataaaaaatttgtaaaatagtGAATCatagtttaaaaacaaaaaaaaaaaaagattttttacaCTTTTCATGATGGATCAACTCTTTTTTGCGAAGGGAGTGCaagaaacttatttatttatttggaatttgtataaatcaaatattattatatataaacagtaatgttatatacagtcatagaaatgttatatacagtcatagAATGTATAAACATCGTGcagtctttttgaaaaagagtaggatctactattaaaaaattaatttattttcatgtgagatccatatttattcatttttttcaaaatgactatacgGCGGTTACATACtcacgactacaaatatcatttctctacgTAACAAATTACCTACCAcatttgtaattaatttgatatataccTTTGACCATACTCCTTCGTTTGGTGATCTGGTTAGCTTCATCACAACGTAGTTTGTTAGCAAGATAATTTGCCTATAAATAACGCATGAAAAATGGAGCTTGCAGTACATGACGTACGCACTTAATTCCTTTAGCAGAATGCAAAAAAACATGGTTCGCTTCCTTTCTACCAATACCATCCGATCCACGAGTAACTCAATTCGAAGAATGGAGTTAACTCCATGGGATCTCAATTTCCTCTTGCAGGAGCATATGCAAGGTGGCCTCCTCTTCCATCTCAAACCTCAACATTTACAAGAACAAGCTCATCATCTACCTCAAAACGATGTGATTGATCGCCTAAAGGCCTCCCTCTCCCGCACACTGGACATTTTCTATCCCCTTGCCGGCCGCCTCGTCATGATCGAAAACGACGATAAGACCGCCAGTTTCTTCGTGGATTGCAATAATCATGGAGTCCAGTTCGTCCATGCAGTTGCAGATGGTGTCACTGTAGCCGATATTCTTGACCCCATCTACGTTCCACAAATTGTGGAATCCTTCTTTCTTATGAATCGTGTTCTCAACTACGAAGGCACTAATTCCAAGCCGTTGCTCTCTGTTCAAGTAACCGTCCTTGTCGATGGCTTCTTCATCGGTTGTTCACTAAACCATGCTGTTGCCGATGGCGCCTCATTCTGGCATTTCTTCAATACTTGGTCTGAAATCTCCCGGGGTTCCTATGACGTTAAATCGACACCGCTCCCAATATTCGAACGTAGTAGCTTTTTTGACGGTATCATCGACTTCCCCATCCACATACCAAACCCTTACAAAGAAAATGTTGAGAGGGTCGTTCATCCACCGCTGCAACAGAGGTATTTccattttccaaaagaaaagaCAGCAGAACTTAAAGCAAAGGCCAACGCTGAAGTGAACACTAACAAGATCTCGTCTTTGCAAGCACTATTGGGTTATTTTTGGCTATCCATAACTCGTAGTCGTCGTCTGAATGATGATCAAGAGGTTCAGTACCTGATTGCTGTGGGGGCGAGGCAAAGAATGCACCCGCCATTGCCGAATCAGTACTTCGGGAATGCGGCCCAAGCGGTGATGGTCACAAGCACAGCAAGAGATCTAATACAACACGGACATGGTTGGGCAGCTTGGCATATAAATAATTTGCTTGCTTCGAAAATTGCAGAAGATCAGAGGAAGTTCTTGGTTGATTGGTCAAAAAACCCTAGGATGGTAAAGTTTAGTGGCATGAGAAGTGCTAAACTGCTCACCGGAAACTCCCCTCGATTCAATGTGTACGGTAATGATTTTGGTTGGGGAAGGCCGGTCGCAGTGCGAAACGGTGTTTCGCTAAAATTCGAAGGGAATTTGACGGTGTTCCCTGGGAAGGAGGAGGGTAGCATTGATTTCGAAGCTTGCCTTTTGCCGGAGACATTGGATGCGATGGCGAAGGATGCAGAGTTTATGCAGAATATCACCTCATGAAATTGTCGATACAGATCGAACAATGATGGTGGAATATTAATTACTAGCCTTTGAGTCGATAAATAAATACTGGTGAactcaaagaaaattaaataagagaaataaatgtTTAATTTCCAAACACTGGATGGATGCCTATTATAATTAGTCTTGTTCGTCCACATGATCCCAGTCCATTCGATTTCATGGAAAGcgtgctaattttttttttctaatttgagATTGGAACATGTGTTGTTGTTtgtattgagatattttttttttttcgggtaattagtttaaatcctctattattatttcaattttcttcatcTCCTGTTATTatcaaatctcattggcacCCAATCTTTTCTATTTAATCTAAAATTCAACACCTCTCTAACCTCCAGAATTACTTGATGCATTCATTTTACCAGACTGACATTATAttctacaaaatattaaaaaaattcagtatttttatgaattcatattagtaaaTACTGAttcaattattctctctgaaattttttattctctacAAATCTAACATTCTCCACCTGATTcatcaattattaatatagCTATTCGTTACTgtattaattttagatattataaTCAATGAAGTGACATCTGGTCAACTGTTTCAACATTATCTTGATGATATTTCTACCGAGGAAGATCTTACAAAActcaattgtgtttttttttaatttaatgattaatgaaatattttttttaataaatttgtgagttttattattttttttaaaaaaaaaatttttgaacgTTTGGTAGGAGTCTTGGTGGTTTTCCTCAATAGGAGCAGAAGTGTCCTTATCTATTACAAGAAGACATGTGGAATAGTCTCTTGGTGGTATGGTGGAATAACAGCAACAATCAGTATATTGAATTGTTACAAAGGATTATGCTATGTAAAATAgtatgtttatttcattatatttaagGTCTATTTGGAAGCACAAGTATTCTCAAgtattatgagatatttttaggtattttatttttaaatataatttaaatcttcaatttcttcacctaatcattataatttttttaaactttcaaacaaaacacaaaattttatacaacattttcaaacttctaaacaaaaataatattcaaacaatttgttaactttataatatttttattcaatattttctctctcatttttcaaaatctaataaaatattaattcaaatcatttcattactatttacatatattatgAGACgttcttattatccaaacgagcTTTGAATTCTCATTTACTATagacaatattttaaatttttttattttttatttttttgttgatagAGTTTGAATTCGAGCTCCAGACCTCTATTTTAGAGACTGAAGATTATATCAGTTAGCCCACATGTCTTTTGCagcattttaaatattgttgGTTCCGATTgtattcatctcattttaaattGTAGAAAGTATTcgcataaaaaattatagaggtTCTTAATCTATATCTcggttaatattttatataaagagtCCAATTACTTACAATACCCGAGCATACAAGCCCTGGTCACTCCTCCAACGTGGTAGACACTATTGCCATGCTTCTGCCgcattattaataataatttaaataaatactttAACCGTGAAGagatattataaatacaaatttataaattaatataatttaatatgataattgatacgttagattataaaatttttttattataaaataaatataaagtagcatataaaattatgttagtttgtgagataatttttataaaattttattgtagtTGTAACACttctcaataatttatttaaaaataaaaataaaagacaaaaccCATAACGACGGTCTCTTTAAGGTTctgttaagaattttaaaaaatgcttaaatagttgtaaaaattatttaacgataaaattagattgtttgattattatatattaaaatattttttaatagctAAAAAGTaggtttaagaaaaattatcattttaatatttttcctcaaatatattttttttaataatacagaacgtaatttcaattttaaaaaatattgtcagTTGGCTAAAATACTCACATgactttcaaataattataattttgccATTCGATCTCATCATACAAACGACACTATAACttttaaataacattttatatcatttctacctaaaagaaataagttttttatattatttctatacaaatgtaatatatttaaaagtgttttagaTGTAtggttattaaataataaataattttttaatgatagagcTTATTATTTAAACTCTACAACTAAAAACactaaactaaaaattataacatccaCCGCAATCACAAACATCACAAACATGTACTAGGAGCAAAAACTAGGAATGTATGAAAGacatttaggcctcgtttgaatttaaaacgtatctcaactcatctcatctcattattataactttatcaaattcttacataaaatataattaacaattcagctttttcaaaatccaaaatagcTTTCccaaatttatacacaaaatataataaacaattcaaattttattctattattcacaaattatctcaactcatcgaATCTACACAAACATTTTAcgaacaaaatataataaacaattcaattttttcaaattaaaaaataaaaattatattataacaatattttattcaactttcaacaaaatatctcatctaaattgcataatcaaacgagacctaagtcctcgtttggatgttgagatgagatatcaactcaacatccaaacatcatttaaatacaaatattttacaatttcaaatattcaatttttttatataatcattacaaattttccaaacttctaaataaaatataaaaaattaatttttttaaatctcaaaataaaaataatattataataatatttttatttaattttttatttccttttccaaaactccattaaatattttaactcatgccatttcattactatttataaactttttatctcatcttaacgTTTAAACAAGACCAACAAAACTACCAACTGCACTTGAGGTGATACATTTCACTAGCAATTAAAAATGGAACTAAATATAGATGGAGTTAATTTAGATTttgataatgagttgagattatatgatcaattgagatgaaagttaaataaaatattgttataatattatttttattttaaaattta is a window from the Juglans regia cultivar Chandler chromosome 7, Walnut 2.0, whole genome shotgun sequence genome containing:
- the LOC109009075 gene encoding protein ENHANCED PSEUDOMONAS SUSCEPTIBILITY 1-like; its protein translation is MQKNMVRFLSTNTIRSTSNSIRRMELTPWDLNFLLQEHMQGGLLFHLKPQHLQEQAHHLPQNDVIDRLKASLSRTLDIFYPLAGRLVMIENDDKTASFFVDCNNHGVQFVHAVADGVTVADILDPIYVPQIVESFFLMNRVLNYEGTNSKPLLSVQVTVLVDGFFIGCSLNHAVADGASFWHFFNTWSEISRGSYDVKSTPLPIFERSSFFDGIIDFPIHIPNPYKENVERVVHPPLQQRYFHFPKEKTAELKAKANAEVNTNKISSLQALLGYFWLSITRSRRLNDDQEVQYLIAVGARQRMHPPLPNQYFGNAAQAVMVTSTARDLIQHGHGWAAWHINNLLASKIAEDQRKFLVDWSKNPRMVKFSGMRSAKLLTGNSPRFNVYGNDFGWGRPVAVRNGVSLKFEGNLTVFPGKEEGSIDFEACLLPETLDAMAKDAEFMQNITS